CTCATAATATCAGACTGTCATATAAAAATTGGAAACAAGCGTTCCTTGTAAAGGGACGCTACAGGTCTATGCACTTTACTATGGCACAAAAGGCGGATTAGAGCAACTATTCTCTGAAAATAATTCCAACGGATGTTTGAAATAATGGTTATCTTATTGAAGGCAATAGCATTATATTCTCGGAACGGCGGCTGTTTTTTGAAGAAAAAGAACGTATTTTATTATGTTGGAAAGAACGGATGTCAGCCTTGCGTAACATGTGTTCTTGACACGTTCGCTATAAAAGGGTCTTTTATGCCTGAAATTTTATGTCCACTGCATCACTTCTACAGTTACTGGCGACTCAAGCCCGCTTGAGCGATGGCGAATTGGCCGAACGTCTTGACATGACTGAAGAAGCCGTTCGAGCCCAGCGGGAGCAGTGGGAAAAGGAAGGCGTGATTCTGGGCTACCAGGCGGTGGTAAATGAGGAATACGAACACGACAGCAGGGTAGCGGCCTTCATTGAAGTAAAAATGACGCCCGAACGCGATGGCGGCTTTGACCGCCTGGCGATGCGCATCTCCCGTTTTGACGAAGTCTCCTCCTGCTATCTGGCGAGCGGCGGCTTTGACCTGCTGGTGCTGGTGGAAGGAAAAAGCATGCGTGACATTGCCCGGTTTGTGGCGGAAAAACTGTCTACGCTGGAAGGGGTGCTGTCCACTTCCACGCACTTCCATCTGAAAACCTACAAGAAAAACGGCTGTGTGTTCGAGGCCCCCGCGCAGAATGAACGCCTGGCTGTTGCTCCGTAAGTCCCTGCCGACACGAAAGAAATCATCATGAACTGGCAGAACAAAATTGCGGAGCAGGTAAGCTCCATCCCCCGTTCCGGCATCCGGGAATTCTTTGACCTAGTCACGGGACGGACGGACATCATCTCCCTGGGCGTAGGGGAACCGGACTTCGTTACCCCCTGGAACATCCGGGAAGCGGCCATTTACTCCCTGGAAAAGGGGCACACCTCCTATACCTCCAACTATGGACTGGAATCCCTGCGCCGTTCCATCGTCAAATACGTGGACGGCTTCTTCCATGTGAAATACGATCCCCTGCATGAAGTGCTGGTGACCGTGGGCGTGAGCGAAGCCATTGATCTGGCGCTCCGTGCCATTCTGAACCCGGGGGACGAAGTTCTTTACCATGAACCCTGCTATGTCTCCTATGCTCCCAGCGTGAACATGGCCTATGGCGTGGCTACTGCCGTGCCCACAAGCAAGCAGGACCTTTTCGCCCTTAACCCGGCGGTGCTGGAAGCCGCCATTACACCGCGGACCAAGGTGCTGATGCTCAATTTCCCCACAAATCCGACCGGGGCCGTGGCCCCTGTGGAAACCCTTCAGGAAATTGCCCGCATCTGCATCAAGCACGATCTCATCGTGCTGACGGATGAAATCTACAGCGAGCTGCGCTACGACGGCAAGCCGCACGTTTCGATAGCCTCGCTGCCTGGGATGAGGGAACGCACCCTGCTGCTGCACGGCTTTTCCAAGGCGTTTGCCATGACGGGCTTCCGCCTGGGCTATGCCTGCGGACCGGAGCCGCTCATCTCCGCCATGATGAAAATTCATCAGTACTCCATGCTCTGCGCTCCTATCACCTCCCAGGAAGCGGCCATTGAAGCATTGCAAAACGGAACCTCCGCCATGATGAAAATGAGGGAAAGCTACCGCCAGCGGCGCGATTTCCTGGTGAAGCGCTTCAACGAAATAGGCTTGGACTGCCATTTGCCCGGCGGCGCATTCTATGTCTTCCCGGACGTCTCCAAATTTGGACTCACCAGCAAGGAATTCGCTACGCGCCTGCTGATGGAAGAGCAGGTGGCCGCCGTGCCCGGTACCGCTTTTGGTGCAAGCGGGGAAGGCTTCCTGCGCTGCTGCTATGCGACTGCCTTTGACCAGATCAAGGAAGCCTGCAACCGCATGGAGCGTTTCGTGAAAACTCTTTCCTGACCCCTCCGCGTCCATGAACTCCGTCCCGGAGGCCCTGAAAACAAGGGCGTACGTAGCGCCGTTTGCGGTGTTCATGGGCTTTACCCTGCTGTGGCAGCTTGGCGGGTCGTTCCTGGAATGGAACCACCCCGCCGCCGCCTGGTGGAGAAGGGCGCCGGAGCAATGGCTGTACCCTGTGCAGGCCATCGTCTGCTTTGTCCTGGTCCTGTGGTGGAGAAAAGCCATTGACTGGGACTGGAAATGGAAACCCGCCGCATGGGGAATCCTCTTCGGCGTGCTGGGCATCCTGTGCTGGCTGGCCCCTACGATGGCGGCGGACCGTCTGCCGGGCGGTCCGGATGCATGGTTTGGCCACCCCTCCTGGCCATGGTACCGGTACCTGCTGGGAATTGACATGCGCCCGGAAGGCTTTGATCCCGGCGTCGTCTTTGCCCCGGATTCCTGGAGCTGGCTGGCGGCGCTGGTCCTGCGCTTCTTCCGTGCCGTGGTGGTGGTGGCGCTGGTGGAGGAACTCTTCTGGCGCGGTTATCTGATGCGCCTGATGGTGAACCTGGACCATCCCTGGAAAATCCCCTTCGGCACGCATAGCTGGAAAGCGTACTGGGTGACCACTCTCTGTTTCATGGCCGTGCACCAGCCTGTGGACTACTG
The genomic region above belongs to Akkermansia massiliensis and contains:
- a CDS encoding aminotransferase class I/II-fold pyridoxal phosphate-dependent enzyme, whose amino-acid sequence is MNWQNKIAEQVSSIPRSGIREFFDLVTGRTDIISLGVGEPDFVTPWNIREAAIYSLEKGHTSYTSNYGLESLRRSIVKYVDGFFHVKYDPLHEVLVTVGVSEAIDLALRAILNPGDEVLYHEPCYVSYAPSVNMAYGVATAVPTSKQDLFALNPAVLEAAITPRTKVLMLNFPTNPTGAVAPVETLQEIARICIKHDLIVLTDEIYSELRYDGKPHVSIASLPGMRERTLLLHGFSKAFAMTGFRLGYACGPEPLISAMMKIHQYSMLCAPITSQEAAIEALQNGTSAMMKMRESYRQRRDFLVKRFNEIGLDCHLPGGAFYVFPDVSKFGLTSKEFATRLLMEEQVAAVPGTAFGASGEGFLRCCYATAFDQIKEACNRMERFVKTLS
- a CDS encoding Lrp/AsnC family transcriptional regulator — its product is MSTASLLQLLATQARLSDGELAERLDMTEEAVRAQREQWEKEGVILGYQAVVNEEYEHDSRVAAFIEVKMTPERDGGFDRLAMRISRFDEVSSCYLASGGFDLLVLVEGKSMRDIARFVAEKLSTLEGVLSTSTHFHLKTYKKNGCVFEAPAQNERLAVAP
- a CDS encoding type II CAAX prenyl endopeptidase Rce1 family protein is translated as MNSVPEALKTRAYVAPFAVFMGFTLLWQLGGSFLEWNHPAAAWWRRAPEQWLYPVQAIVCFVLVLWWRKAIDWDWKWKPAAWGILFGVLGILCWLAPTMAADRLPGGPDAWFGHPSWPWYRYLLGIDMRPEGFDPGVVFAPDSWSWLAALVLRFFRAVVVVALVEELFWRGYLMRLMVNLDHPWKIPFGTHSWKAYWVTTLCFMAVHQPVDYCGAFIYGSLVYLLAVWQKNLCSVIVMHAVANALLGWAALEWGKYGLW